In one window of Tellurirhabdus rosea DNA:
- a CDS encoding head GIN domain-containing protein, whose product MKRVTFLTAWILALVFSVTSCIIDLDGGPYESDTRTFGQTGFDRLDMGSNFDITVRQGSSFDIRADGNRRDLDDLDVYVRGGTLYARYRNNLRSRRYETRFTITMPTLRAVDFSGASNAQVGRFTDISSLDVRLSGASKAEVDTDADVLFVDLSGASNLRMRGAGDELRVELSGASTLDSYDFPVRTARVDLSGASTARINVSQRLDAKASGGSSVRFRGTPTVNSDVSGGSSVRPD is encoded by the coding sequence ATGAAACGCGTAACCTTCCTCACCGCCTGGATTTTGGCCCTGGTGTTTTCCGTTACTTCCTGCATCATTGACCTCGACGGCGGACCGTACGAAAGCGATACCCGCACGTTTGGCCAGACCGGCTTCGACCGCCTCGACATGGGCAGCAATTTCGACATTACCGTTCGCCAAGGCTCGTCTTTCGACATCCGGGCCGACGGCAACCGGCGCGACCTGGACGACCTCGACGTGTATGTTCGCGGCGGTACGCTCTACGCCCGTTACCGCAATAACCTCCGGTCGCGGCGCTACGAAACGCGGTTTACCATCACCATGCCGACCCTGCGGGCAGTGGACTTTTCCGGCGCTTCCAACGCTCAGGTTGGGCGCTTTACCGACATCAGTTCGCTGGATGTGCGCCTCTCGGGAGCTTCCAAAGCCGAGGTGGACACCGATGCCGATGTGCTGTTTGTGGACCTGTCGGGTGCTTCCAACCTGCGGATGCGCGGGGCGGGCGACGAACTGCGCGTGGAACTCTCGGGAGCCAGCACGCTGGATAGCTATGATTTTCCCGTTCGGACGGCCCGGGTCGATCTGTCGGGAGCCAGCACTGCCCGAATCAACGTCAGCCAGCGGCTGGATGCCAAGGCCAGCGGCGGCAGCAGCGTCCGGTTCCGGGGTACGCCGACCGTCAACTCCGACGTATCGGGCGGCAGCAGCGTCCGGCCGGATTGA
- the metG gene encoding methionine--tRNA ligase codes for MSLENPQRYTVTAALIYANGPIHIGHLAGCYLPADVYVRYLRATGKDVAFISGTDEHGVPITIKAKKEGVTPQEVVDKYYTQIKKSFEDFGISFDIYSRTSKPKHHEVSQQIFKKLYDDGNFVEEISEQYFDETAGQFLADRYIVGVCPVCGNENAYGDQCERCGSTLSPTELKEPLRSMLSGAKPVLKPTKNWYLPLDRMQPGIQQFIDGHPEWKTNVAGQCRSWLQEGLRPRAMTRDLEWGVKVPLPDTEGKVLYVWFDAPIGYITFTQEWAEEQGRDWELYWKDRDTKLVHFIGKDNIVFHCIIFPAMLMAEGTYILPDNVPANEFMNLEGDKISTSRNWAVWLHEYLEEMPGKEDVLRYVLAANAPETKDSEFTWKDFQGRNNSELVGVFGNFVNRAMVLTQKFCGGHVPTCTDLTDVDRQVLDELALFPERIGGAIENYRFREALGHLMDLARLGNKYLAETEPWKVVKTDENRAHTILNIALQITTNLAIVCEPFLPFTAAKMRDMLNFDAIGLNETGWINAGRPDILATGHQLGEPALLFEKLEDEVINKQIQKLHDAKKMNELATKAVPEAKPEITYDDFAKMDIRIGTILEAERVPKSDKLLKLKVDDGHGQRQILSGIAKHFAPEDLIGKQVTFLANLAPRKMMGLESQGMILMAEDRDGSLALLPPHKPVWNGGTVS; via the coding sequence ATGTCGTTAGAAAACCCCCAACGCTATACCGTCACGGCGGCGCTCATCTACGCCAACGGCCCCATTCATATCGGGCATTTGGCCGGATGCTACCTCCCGGCGGACGTTTACGTGCGCTACCTCCGGGCCACCGGCAAGGACGTGGCCTTTATCAGCGGTACCGACGAACACGGCGTCCCGATTACGATCAAGGCCAAAAAGGAAGGTGTGACGCCGCAGGAAGTCGTCGATAAATACTACACGCAGATCAAAAAGTCGTTCGAAGACTTTGGCATCTCGTTCGATATCTACTCCCGCACGTCGAAGCCCAAACACCACGAAGTCTCGCAGCAGATTTTTAAAAAACTGTACGACGACGGCAATTTCGTGGAAGAAATTTCCGAACAGTATTTTGACGAAACGGCCGGACAATTCCTCGCCGACCGTTACATCGTGGGCGTTTGCCCGGTCTGCGGCAACGAAAACGCCTACGGCGACCAGTGCGAGCGCTGCGGCTCCACCCTCAGTCCGACCGAACTGAAAGAGCCTCTGCGCTCGATGCTGTCCGGCGCCAAACCCGTGCTGAAACCGACCAAAAACTGGTACCTGCCCCTCGACCGGATGCAGCCGGGTATTCAGCAGTTTATCGACGGCCACCCCGAATGGAAAACCAACGTGGCCGGCCAGTGCCGCTCGTGGCTGCAGGAAGGGCTGCGCCCCCGCGCCATGACCCGTGACCTAGAATGGGGCGTGAAAGTGCCGCTGCCCGATACCGAAGGCAAAGTGCTGTACGTCTGGTTCGACGCGCCGATCGGCTACATCACTTTTACCCAGGAATGGGCCGAGGAGCAGGGCCGCGACTGGGAACTGTACTGGAAAGACCGCGATACCAAACTGGTGCACTTTATCGGAAAGGATAACATCGTCTTCCACTGCATCATCTTCCCGGCGATGCTCATGGCCGAAGGAACCTACATTCTGCCCGACAACGTCCCGGCCAACGAATTTATGAACCTCGAAGGCGACAAGATTTCGACCTCGCGGAACTGGGCCGTCTGGCTGCACGAATACCTCGAAGAAATGCCTGGCAAGGAAGACGTGCTGCGTTATGTGCTGGCGGCCAACGCGCCCGAAACCAAGGACAGCGAGTTTACGTGGAAGGATTTTCAGGGCCGCAACAACAGCGAACTTGTCGGGGTGTTTGGCAACTTCGTCAACCGGGCGATGGTGCTGACCCAGAAGTTCTGTGGCGGCCACGTCCCGACCTGTACCGACCTGACCGATGTGGACAGGCAGGTGCTCGACGAACTGGCGCTCTTCCCCGAACGCATCGGCGGCGCCATCGAAAACTACCGTTTCCGCGAGGCGCTGGGCCACCTGATGGACCTGGCCCGTCTGGGCAACAAGTACCTGGCCGAAACGGAGCCGTGGAAGGTGGTGAAAACGGACGAAAACCGCGCCCACACCATCCTCAACATTGCCCTGCAGATCACGACCAACCTCGCTATTGTCTGCGAACCGTTCCTGCCGTTCACGGCGGCGAAGATGCGCGACATGCTCAATTTCGACGCCATCGGCCTCAACGAAACGGGCTGGATCAACGCCGGCCGGCCGGATATTCTGGCGACGGGCCACCAGCTCGGCGAACCGGCACTGCTGTTCGAAAAGCTGGAAGATGAGGTGATCAACAAACAGATTCAGAAATTACACGACGCTAAGAAAATGAACGAACTGGCCACCAAAGCCGTGCCGGAAGCTAAACCGGAAATTACGTACGACGATTTTGCCAAAATGGACATCCGCATCGGCACCATCCTCGAAGCCGAGCGCGTGCCGAAAAGCGATAAACTTCTCAAACTAAAAGTGGACGACGGCCACGGCCAGCGCCAGATTCTGAGCGGCATCGCCAAGCACTTCGCGCCCGAAGACCTGATCGGCAAGCAGGTGACGTTCCTGGCCAACCTCGCCCCGCGCAAGATGATGGGCCTCGAATCGCAGGGCATGATCCTGATGGCCGAAGACCGCGACGGAAGCCTCGCCCTCCTGCCGCCGCACAAGCCGGTCTGGAACGGGGGGACGGTTTCGTAA
- a CDS encoding histidine kinase: MGYDYWLMLFLGTVWAMLLLNVVQWWLYRERVYGLYTVYMLVWLGYFLLRIADLDEGVDTFVRVAFPMLAYVVYFDLTTDFLNLRVRNQRLLRIFRRTQGAMLAYTVFEAIYCIWIPGQLKPAHELVHTLARTGLAVQSVYIIALVYRWKDMVSRFFITGSSALVLGALSAMILSFVLPTPYAEAFWAKPLTYMQVGIMLELLFFSLGLTYRHRRQEVRQAVRKALVEKELAREREQRQREHLEAELAVQQLRQEKTEVQMRALQTQINPHFLFNSLNTLSSLIEESPNQASEFVDELSSVYRYLLRSNDTELTSLGVELSFIHSYFNLLKTRHGNSLRSEVSVPAEFEHTLLPPLTLQLLVENAVKHNIALPDQPLLIRIRIAEAGKLVVENTLQRKMLRVESNGVGLSNIASKYRLLGSALPMFEERDGWFRVTLPLLGVSRPSPVLK; the protein is encoded by the coding sequence ATGGGGTACGATTACTGGCTCATGCTTTTTCTGGGAACCGTCTGGGCGATGCTCCTGCTGAACGTCGTGCAGTGGTGGCTGTACCGGGAACGGGTGTATGGGCTGTATACGGTCTACATGCTCGTCTGGCTGGGCTACTTTCTGCTGCGGATAGCCGACCTCGATGAGGGCGTTGATACGTTTGTCCGCGTGGCTTTTCCGATGCTGGCCTACGTGGTTTATTTTGACCTCACCACGGACTTCCTGAATCTGCGCGTCCGGAACCAGCGGCTGCTGCGCATTTTCAGGCGTACCCAGGGCGCCATGCTGGCCTACACGGTGTTTGAAGCCATCTATTGCATCTGGATTCCCGGCCAGCTCAAACCGGCGCACGAACTGGTGCACACCCTGGCGCGGACGGGGCTGGCTGTGCAGTCGGTCTACATCATCGCCCTCGTGTACCGGTGGAAGGACATGGTCAGCCGGTTCTTCATTACCGGCAGTTCGGCGCTGGTGCTGGGCGCACTGTCGGCCATGATTTTATCATTTGTCTTGCCAACGCCCTACGCAGAAGCCTTCTGGGCAAAGCCGCTGACCTACATGCAGGTAGGCATCATGCTCGAACTGCTATTCTTCTCGCTTGGCCTCACGTATCGGCACCGGCGGCAGGAAGTCCGGCAGGCCGTCCGGAAGGCGCTGGTGGAAAAGGAACTGGCCCGCGAACGGGAGCAGCGACAGCGCGAGCACCTGGAGGCCGAACTCGCCGTCCAGCAGCTCCGGCAGGAGAAAACGGAGGTTCAGATGCGGGCTTTGCAGACGCAGATCAACCCGCATTTTCTGTTCAACAGCCTCAATACGCTGTCTTCGCTGATTGAGGAAAGTCCGAACCAGGCGAGCGAATTCGTGGACGAGTTATCCAGCGTGTACCGCTACCTGCTCCGCAGCAACGATACCGAACTGACCTCGCTGGGCGTTGAACTCAGCTTTATTCATTCGTACTTCAACCTGCTCAAAACGCGGCACGGCAACAGCCTGCGGTCGGAGGTGAGCGTGCCCGCCGAGTTTGAACACACCCTGCTGCCGCCGCTGACCCTTCAGTTGCTGGTCGAAAATGCGGTGAAACACAACATCGCCCTGCCCGACCAGCCGCTCCTGATCCGTATCCGCATCGCCGAAGCGGGCAAACTGGTTGTGGAAAATACGTTGCAGCGGAAAATGCTGCGCGTGGAATCGAACGGCGTCGGGCTGTCGAATATCGCCTCGAAATACAGACTGCTGGGCAGTGCTTTGCCGATGTTCGAAGAGCGCGACGGCTGGTTCCGGGTGACGCTGCCGCTGCTCGGGGTGAGCAGACCCAGCCCGGTCCTGAAATAA
- a CDS encoding LytR/AlgR family response regulator transcription factor, with translation MQVFLVEDEELAVRKLSKLLQEVAPDVQVVGTAASVRASVAWLESNPTPDLILMDIELADGQSFEIFEQTTVSSPVIFTTSYDEYALKAFKVNSIDYLLKPIRRNELEASLEKYQRLHAAGVDAAANGGVPEMATAAIDALVQQLRQQTQPVDYRRRFLVKHRQQWVPIEVSDIAYYFTEDGVSLFKTFGGQKYSLDYTLDDLEKMLDPTQFFRANRQFIIHIHSVQQIHTYFNNKLKLQLKPAPDDEVIISREKASDFKKWMGK, from the coding sequence ATGCAGGTATTTTTGGTAGAGGACGAAGAACTGGCCGTCCGCAAGCTCAGCAAACTGTTGCAGGAAGTCGCCCCCGACGTTCAGGTTGTCGGCACGGCAGCCAGTGTCCGGGCTTCCGTCGCCTGGCTGGAGTCCAACCCGACGCCGGACCTTATTTTGATGGATATCGAACTTGCCGACGGGCAGAGTTTTGAAATCTTCGAACAGACGACCGTCAGTTCTCCGGTCATTTTTACTACTTCGTACGACGAATATGCCCTGAAGGCGTTCAAAGTCAATAGCATCGATTATCTGCTGAAGCCCATTCGCCGCAACGAGCTGGAGGCCAGTCTGGAGAAATACCAGCGCCTGCACGCCGCCGGTGTCGACGCCGCGGCCAACGGAGGTGTCCCCGAAATGGCAACGGCCGCCATCGACGCCCTCGTGCAGCAGCTCCGGCAGCAGACCCAGCCGGTGGATTACCGCCGCCGCTTCCTGGTGAAACACCGGCAGCAGTGGGTGCCCATCGAGGTGAGCGATATTGCCTATTATTTTACGGAAGACGGCGTGAGCCTGTTCAAGACGTTCGGAGGGCAGAAGTATTCCCTCGATTACACGCTCGATGACCTGGAGAAGATGCTGGACCCGACGCAGTTTTTCCGCGCCAACCGCCAGTTTATCATCCACATTCATTCGGTGCAGCAAATCCACACGTATTTCAACAACAAGCTGAAGCTGCAACTCAAGCCCGCCCCCGACGACGAAGTCATCATCAGCCGCGAAAAAGCGAGCGATTTCAAAAAATGGATGGGAAAATAA
- the pyrR gene encoding bifunctional pyr operon transcriptional regulator/uracil phosphoribosyltransferase PyrR, with protein sequence MNQKRLILASPLLEIVISRLCQELMENHQDFADTVLLGMQPRGIYFAEKVARELSRTLGKEVPLGYLDATFYRDDFRRRDSPLRPNTTHVPFLVENKKVILIDDVVATGRMVRAALDAMTAFGRPRSVELLVLIDRRYNRDLPIKPDYTGKRVHTLESQRVLVEWTEQGAEADRIWIME encoded by the coding sequence ATGAACCAAAAACGCCTTATTCTGGCCAGTCCTCTGCTGGAAATTGTCATCAGCCGATTGTGCCAGGAACTGATGGAAAATCATCAGGACTTCGCCGATACAGTGCTGCTGGGCATGCAGCCGCGGGGAATTTATTTTGCCGAAAAAGTAGCCCGCGAACTGAGCCGCACGCTGGGTAAGGAAGTTCCTCTGGGGTATCTGGACGCAACCTTTTACCGGGACGATTTCCGCCGCCGCGATTCCCCGCTGCGTCCCAACACCACGCACGTTCCGTTTTTGGTCGAAAACAAGAAGGTCATTCTCATCGACGATGTGGTGGCAACCGGCCGAATGGTTCGGGCGGCGCTGGACGCCATGACCGCCTTCGGTCGTCCCCGCTCCGTCGAACTGCTGGTCCTGATCGACCGGCGCTACAACCGCGACCTGCCCATCAAACCCGATTATACCGGCAAACGCGTCCACACGCTCGAATCCCAGCGCGTTCTGGTCGAATGGACCGAGCAGGGAGCCGAAGCCGACCGGATCTGGATCATGGAATGA
- the pth gene encoding aminoacyl-tRNA hydrolase produces MKYLIAGLGNIGPEYMLTRHNAGFMVLDRLAAQHDFSFTLNRLAYTAELRHKGKVIHLIKPTTYMNLSGKAVSYYLKQHSIPTENLLIVTDDKDLPFGKLRLKPKGSPGGHNGLRNIDEVLGTQEYARLRFGIGSDFSRGRQVDFVLGKFPEEELGQLPAVLDKAGDALLSFCTSGIQVTMNFFNQ; encoded by the coding sequence ATGAAATATCTGATTGCCGGTCTGGGCAATATTGGCCCGGAGTACATGCTTACCCGCCACAACGCCGGATTTATGGTGCTGGACCGACTGGCGGCCCAGCATGATTTCAGTTTTACGCTCAATCGGCTGGCCTACACGGCCGAGCTTCGCCACAAGGGCAAGGTGATCCACCTCATCAAGCCGACCACGTACATGAATCTGAGCGGCAAGGCGGTTAGCTATTACCTCAAGCAGCACAGCATTCCGACCGAAAATCTGCTGATCGTGACGGACGACAAAGATCTGCCGTTCGGCAAGCTCCGCCTAAAACCCAAAGGGTCGCCGGGCGGCCATAACGGTCTGCGAAATATCGACGAGGTGCTCGGTACGCAGGAGTACGCCCGGCTGCGGTTTGGCATCGGAAGTGACTTCTCCCGGGGCCGCCAGGTAGACTTTGTTCTGGGCAAATTTCCGGAAGAAGAGCTGGGTCAGTTGCCCGCCGTACTGGACAAAGCCGGCGATGCTCTATTAAGTTTTTGCACTTCAGGGATACAGGTGACGATGAATTTTTTCAACCAATAA
- a CDS encoding alpha-L-fucosidase, with translation MSPITKTLLLLLPFLPQVTTAQTLPRPTPRQLAWQQMETTAFLHFTVNTYTDKEWGDGTESPQIFNPVKFDARQWIRSLKEAGFKLAIITAKHHDGFCLWPTQTTEHSVKNSPWKGGKGDVVREVADACRQYGLKFGVYLSPWDRHEPSYGTAAYNDFYKKQLRELLTNYGPIAEVWFDGAKGENAKNMTYDFAGYWAMVRQLQPQAVMFSDAGPDVRWVGNESGNAAETCWSTIDNSKHAPGVADSKYLNTGDPNGKDFIPAETDVSIRPGWFYHPKEDSKVRSGKNLVNLYYQSVGRNSLLLLNIPPNRDGLLSDADVASIKEFRSILNETFKTNLAKGAAKSGLTDGFMNTMAITPVNKPLEVTFRNPITFDRMLLQENISSGQRVMEGQVEYWDGTDWKPIQTFTTVGYKRLLRFQPVTTDKVRVTFTAAKGDVVELAEMGIFKASSRE, from the coding sequence ATGTCTCCTATCACTAAAACCCTCTTGTTGCTCCTGCCCTTTTTGCCGCAGGTGACTACCGCCCAAACCCTACCCAGGCCCACGCCGCGCCAACTGGCCTGGCAGCAGATGGAAACCACGGCTTTTCTGCATTTTACGGTCAACACCTACACCGACAAGGAATGGGGTGACGGCACCGAAAGTCCGCAGATTTTCAACCCGGTTAAATTCGACGCCCGGCAGTGGATTCGCAGTCTGAAAGAAGCGGGCTTTAAACTGGCCATCATCACGGCCAAACACCACGACGGTTTCTGCCTGTGGCCCACCCAAACAACCGAACATTCCGTCAAAAACAGCCCCTGGAAGGGCGGCAAGGGCGATGTGGTGCGCGAAGTGGCCGATGCCTGCCGCCAATACGGCCTGAAGTTCGGCGTGTACCTCTCGCCCTGGGACCGCCACGAACCGAGCTACGGCACCGCCGCCTACAACGATTTTTACAAAAAACAGCTCCGCGAACTGCTGACGAACTACGGCCCGATTGCCGAAGTCTGGTTCGACGGCGCGAAAGGCGAGAACGCCAAAAACATGACCTACGATTTTGCCGGGTACTGGGCGATGGTGCGCCAGTTGCAGCCGCAGGCCGTGATGTTCTCCGACGCCGGGCCGGACGTCCGCTGGGTCGGCAACGAGTCGGGCAACGCCGCCGAAACCTGCTGGTCGACCATCGACAACAGCAAACACGCGCCGGGGGTAGCCGATTCCAAATACCTCAACACCGGCGACCCGAACGGCAAGGACTTTATCCCCGCCGAAACGGACGTGTCGATCCGTCCGGGCTGGTTTTACCACCCGAAGGAAGATTCGAAAGTACGTTCCGGGAAAAATCTGGTGAACCTGTACTACCAGTCGGTGGGCCGCAACAGCCTGCTGCTGCTGAACATTCCGCCCAACCGCGACGGCCTGTTGTCGGATGCGGACGTTGCCAGCATCAAAGAATTCCGCTCGATTCTGAACGAAACCTTTAAAACCAATCTGGCGAAAGGAGCGGCGAAAAGCGGCCTGACCGACGGGTTTATGAATACAATGGCGATTACGCCCGTTAATAAACCGCTGGAAGTGACCTTCCGTAACCCAATTACGTTCGACCGGATGCTGTTGCAGGAAAATATTAGCAGCGGGCAGCGGGTCATGGAAGGCCAGGTGGAATACTGGGATGGAACTGACTGGAAACCCATTCAGACCTTTACGACGGTGGGCTACAAGCGTCTGCTTCGCTTTCAGCCCGTCACGACGGATAAAGTGCGGGTGACGTTCACCGCCGCCAAAGGCGACGTTGTCGAATTGGCCGAAATGGGGATTTTCAAAGCGTCGAGCAGGGAATGA
- a CDS encoding CBU_0592 family membrane protein, with product MREILIEVLGWIASVLIVGAYALNIRGKLSSEAPAYIWMNLVGGCFFVVNTWAHGAYPSAFVNVVWVLIAAQAILKKKTV from the coding sequence ATGCGCGAAATACTGATTGAAGTCCTGGGCTGGATTGCCTCGGTCCTGATTGTCGGCGCGTACGCGCTCAATATTCGGGGAAAGCTTTCGTCCGAAGCACCGGCCTATATCTGGATGAACCTGGTGGGCGGGTGTTTTTTTGTGGTCAATACGTGGGCGCACGGAGCGTATCCCTCGGCCTTTGTGAATGTCGTCTGGGTTCTGATCGCCGCGCAGGCCATTCTGAAGAAGAAAACGGTATAA
- a CDS encoding tetratricopeptide repeat protein — translation MEQEFEERESDIKESLQRFERMLAGTEVQFFDLDIYEQMVEHYMEQGDLDKAMKAAEAGLENFPYSLELMLDKAQLLANNGNFEESLALLDRAALFNPKDPDVQYMTGTVLNLSGNYEQSVQVLEEMLETADEKDDIYFQIGQSYQNWGKYDKAIENYKQSIDHNINNENALYELAFCLDLLGELENSLEYYQQLIDRDPFSHNAWYNIGIAYSKLNRFQEAANAYDYATLIKDDFASAYFNLGNTYMNLAQFDKAEEAYRSTLKHEEATPETYCYLGASLEKQSRFAEAMNKYRDAIRLDNMWDEGYYGIGSCLSEMGKWHEAIPFLRKAIGLNNQNAEYWLVLAETEYKLGNSISCIEAFEKAVEIEPANAEIYLQWSLVMFDQGNFVRANEIVQTGIDELPREADLYYRSAVYLIHAGYYREALINLEAGLALNYDRHIQLFDFFPELEKQKALYKIIEQYRK, via the coding sequence ATGGAGCAAGAGTTTGAGGAAAGAGAAAGCGACATAAAGGAGTCACTCCAGCGATTCGAACGAATGCTGGCCGGCACCGAAGTTCAGTTCTTTGATCTGGACATATACGAACAAATGGTGGAGCACTACATGGAACAGGGCGACCTGGACAAAGCCATGAAAGCTGCGGAAGCCGGTCTTGAAAACTTCCCGTATTCCCTGGAACTGATGCTGGATAAGGCCCAGTTGCTGGCCAATAACGGAAATTTCGAAGAATCCCTCGCCCTGCTCGACCGGGCGGCCCTCTTCAATCCAAAAGACCCCGATGTGCAGTACATGACCGGTACGGTGCTGAACCTGTCGGGCAATTACGAACAGTCGGTGCAGGTGCTGGAAGAGATGCTGGAAACGGCTGACGAGAAGGACGATATTTATTTCCAGATTGGGCAGAGTTACCAGAACTGGGGCAAGTACGACAAGGCCATTGAGAATTATAAACAGTCGATCGATCACAACATAAACAACGAAAACGCGCTCTATGAGCTCGCTTTTTGTCTGGATTTGCTGGGTGAACTGGAAAACAGCCTGGAATACTACCAGCAGCTGATCGACCGCGACCCGTTCTCGCACAACGCCTGGTACAACATCGGCATTGCCTACAGCAAGCTGAACCGGTTTCAGGAAGCCGCCAATGCCTACGATTACGCCACGCTCATCAAGGATGATTTTGCCTCGGCTTACTTCAATCTGGGCAATACGTACATGAATCTGGCGCAGTTCGACAAGGCGGAAGAGGCGTATCGCAGTACGCTGAAACACGAAGAAGCCACGCCCGAAACGTACTGTTATCTGGGCGCCAGCCTCGAAAAGCAGTCCCGCTTCGCAGAGGCCATGAACAAATACCGCGATGCCATCCGCCTCGACAACATGTGGGATGAAGGCTATTACGGCATCGGTTCGTGTCTGAGCGAAATGGGCAAGTGGCACGAGGCCATCCCATTCCTGCGGAAGGCCATCGGGCTGAACAACCAGAACGCCGAATACTGGCTGGTGCTGGCCGAAACCGAGTACAAACTCGGCAACAGCATCTCCTGCATCGAGGCGTTTGAAAAAGCGGTGGAGATCGAACCGGCCAATGCCGAAATCTACCTCCAGTGGTCGCTGGTGATGTTCGATCAGGGCAATTTTGTGCGGGCGAACGAAATCGTGCAGACGGGTATCGACGAACTGCCCCGCGAGGCGGATCTGTACTACCGGTCGGCGGTATACCTCATTCACGCGGGTTATTACCGCGAGGCGCTCATCAACCTCGAAGCGGGTCTCGCCCTGAACTACGACCGCCACATCCAGCTTTTCGACTTCTTTCCCGAACTGGAAAAGCAGAAAGCCCTGTACAAGATCATCGAACAATACAGAAAGTAA
- a CDS encoding peptidylprolyl isomerase, translating into MKKAEMKTNKGTMVIEFYEQDAPKTVENFVTLAKKGYYDGTSFHRVIPNFVVQGGDPTGTGAGGPGYSIDCELTGDNQYHDRGVLSMAHRGRNTGGSQFFICHSRQNTAHLDRNHTCFGKVVEGLDVIDQIRQGDKIETLTIIEE; encoded by the coding sequence ATGAAAAAAGCGGAAATGAAGACCAACAAGGGCACGATGGTCATCGAGTTTTATGAGCAGGATGCCCCCAAAACGGTCGAAAACTTCGTCACGCTGGCAAAAAAAGGCTATTACGACGGCACGAGTTTCCACCGCGTGATTCCCAATTTCGTCGTGCAGGGCGGCGACCCGACGGGCACCGGCGCAGGCGGACCGGGCTACAGCATCGACTGCGAACTGACGGGCGACAACCAGTACCACGACCGCGGCGTGCTGTCGATGGCGCACCGGGGCCGCAACACGGGTGGTTCTCAGTTCTTTATCTGCCACAGCCGTCAGAATACCGCTCACCTCGACCGCAACCACACCTGTTTCGGCAAAGTAGTGGAAGGCCTGGACGTGATCGACCAGATCCGGCAGGGCGACAAAATCGAGACGCTGACGATTATTGAAGAATAG
- a CDS encoding NAD-dependent epimerase/dehydratase family protein, with amino-acid sequence MHSVLITGATGLIGSHLVRRYLQAGHPVSALRRAGSDLSLLRDVNDRVQWLEGDILDIPSLEEAIQPGMDVIHAAAIVSFVPRDRARMEKINVEGTANIVNVCLEIGARKLGFVSSVAALGRPDPKRVHSREPVVITENQKWEDSPNNSAYAQTKYRAELEVWRGVAEGLNAVIVNPSVVLGEGDWSRSSSQLFKYVWDQKPFYTEGMSNVVDVRDVAEAVYRLMESDLSAERYILNAATLPYRDLLHAMADALGKRRPHIRVAPALANVLWRLEAIRSRLTGRTPLITRETARSATHAYRYENDKIRRDLGFEFRPIEETIRRVGAYFTAG; translated from the coding sequence ATGCATAGTGTTCTTATCACCGGCGCCACCGGTCTGATCGGCAGCCACCTCGTCCGGCGGTATCTGCAGGCCGGGCATCCGGTTTCGGCGCTGCGGCGCGCCGGCAGCGATCTGTCCCTTCTCCGCGACGTGAACGACCGGGTGCAGTGGCTCGAAGGCGATATTCTGGATATTCCGTCGCTGGAAGAAGCCATTCAACCGGGGATGGACGTCATTCACGCCGCGGCCATCGTTTCGTTTGTGCCCCGCGACCGGGCGCGCATGGAGAAAATCAACGTCGAAGGCACCGCGAACATCGTGAACGTTTGCCTCGAAATCGGGGCCCGCAAGCTCGGATTTGTCAGCTCCGTGGCGGCCCTGGGTCGGCCCGATCCCAAGCGGGTGCACAGCCGCGAGCCGGTCGTCATCACCGAAAACCAGAAGTGGGAAGACTCGCCCAACAACTCGGCTTACGCCCAGACCAAATACCGCGCGGAACTCGAAGTCTGGCGCGGCGTGGCCGAAGGGCTGAACGCCGTGATCGTGAATCCGTCCGTCGTGCTGGGCGAAGGGGACTGGAGCCGCAGCAGCAGCCAGCTGTTTAAGTACGTCTGGGACCAGAAGCCGTTTTATACCGAAGGCATGAGCAATGTCGTAGACGTCCGGGACGTAGCCGAGGCGGTTTACCGCCTGATGGAGAGCGACCTTTCTGCCGAGCGGTACATCCTCAACGCCGCCACCCTGCCTTACAGGGACCTGCTCCACGCCATGGCCGACGCCCTCGGCAAGCGCCGCCCGCACATTCGGGTAGCGCCGGCCCTGGCAAACGTGCTGTGGCGGCTGGAGGCCATCCGGTCGCGGCTGACGGGCCGGACACCGCTCATCACCCGCGAAACGGCCCGCTCCGCCACGCACGCGTACCGGTACGAAAACGATAAAATCCGCCGCGATCTGGGATTCGAATTCCGGCCCATCGAGGAGACAATCCGGCGGGTCGGGGCTTATTTTACGGCCGGGTAA